Proteins encoded within one genomic window of Eublepharis macularius isolate TG4126 chromosome 10, MPM_Emac_v1.0, whole genome shotgun sequence:
- the LOC129336466 gene encoding uncharacterized protein LOC129336466 gives MPPKKGVGVSKGKQPAKRPAAGRGLPASSSDEDEGEAARQEILAKLAALERSKGAGYGQPAASRAQRASKRVSSATFQRDVLNRLSALEGSVEAAGAAEGRSGGSEPGGAVELEAQATTESAEEPPVAVVVDQPEGDGAVVRRGRCRILICGHSMIFWAAHQAKRTLWGSQLGLSRWAQVEWQGRRGLRWPGLLPLLFEGRCSPPPDFLVIHLGGNDLGWVKGKALTMQAQADLKFIAKQWPGVLIIWSAILPRRIWREALDHDAVERARRKANKAMFKALCAGLGIYLPHPRIRDTYANLYRGDGIHLSVQGNEIFLTDLRQGLLLSLQELWGVRA, from the exons ATGCCGCCCAAGAAGGGGGTGGGTGTGAgtaaaggcaagcagcctgctaaacgcCCCGCTGCTGGGCGCGGGTTGCCTGCGTCCTCATCTGATGAGGATGAGGGGGAAGCTGCAAGGCAAGAAATTCTGGCCAAGTTGGCTGCTCTTGAGAGAAGTAAAGGGGCGGGCTATGGGCAGCCTGCTGCCTCTAGGGCGCAGAGGGCCTCTAAGCGGgtctcctctgccacttttcagagGGATGTCTTAAATCGTCTGTCCGCTCTTGAAGGTTCCGTGGAGGCGGCCGGTGCAGCGGAAGGTCGGTCTGGTGGCAGTGAACCTGGAGGGGCCGTGGAGCTGGAAGCACAGGCTACCACGGAGTCAGCGGAGGAGCCGCCTGTTGCGGTGGTAGTGGACCAACCGGAAGGGGATG gtgctgtggttcgccgagggaggtgtcggatcctcatctgcggacacagtatgattttttgggcagcgcatcaggccaagaggaccctgtgggggtctcagcttggccttagtcgttgggcccaggttgagtggcagggccgtcggggcctgcgttggccgggcctgttgccgctCCTGTTTGAGGGGCGGTGTTCCCCGCCGCCGGATTTCTTAGTTATCCACCTAGGTGGCAACGACTTGGGCTGGGttaagggtaaggcccttactATGCAGGCACAGGCTGACTTAAAGTTCATTGCTAAGCAATGGCCTGGTGTCCTCATCATTtggtctgccatcctcccacgccgtatttggcgggaggctttggatcacgaCGCTGTTGAGCGCGCTAGGCGCAAGGCCAACAAAGCTATGTTCAAGGCATTGTGTGcagggctggggatttatttgccccaccctcGGATTCGTGACACgtatgccaacctctacagaggtgacggcATTCACCTGTCCGTCCAGGGTAATGAAATATTTCTGACCGATTTACGGCAAGGGTTGTTGCTTTCCCTGCAGGAGttgtggggcgtcagggcctaa